ataattggttaacaacattcaacaagatcgttaacctaaaggtttcaaaacaacatttacatgtaacgactaacgatgacttaacgactcagttaaaatgtatatacatgtagtgttttaatatgtattcatacactttttaaagacttcaagacacttatcaaaatacttctacttaacaaaaatgcttacaattacatcctcgttcagtttcatcaacaattctactcgtatgcacccgtattcgtactcgtacaatacacagcttttagatgtatgtactattggtatatacactccaatgatcagctcttaacagcccatgtgagtcacctaacacatgtgggaaccatcatttggcaactagcatgaaatatctcataaaattacaaaaatatgagtaatcattcatgacttatttacatgaaaacaaaattacatatcctttatatctaatccatacaccaacgaccaaaaacacctacaaacactttcattcttcaattttattcatctaattgatctctctcaagttctatcttcaagttctaagtgttcttcataaattccaaaagttatagtttcataaaatcaagaatacttccaagattgcaagtttacttccaagttttctaaatccattccaagtaatcatccaagatcaagaaacctttgttacttacagtaggttatctttctaatacaaggtaataatcatattcaaactttaattcaatttctataactataacaatcttatttcgagtggaaatcttacttgaaattgttttcgtgtcatgattctgcttcaagaactttcaagccatccaaggatcctttgaagctaaatctatttttctcatttccagtaggtttatccaaggaacttgaggtagtaatgatattcataacatcattcgattcatacatataaagctatcttattcgaaggtttaaacttgtaatcactagaacatagtttagttaattctaaacttgttcgcaaataaaagttaatccttctaacttgacttttaaaatcaactaaacacatgttctatatctatatgatatgctaacttaatgatttaaaacatggaaacaggaaaaaacaccgtaaaatcgaatttacaccgtcgtagtaacaccgcgggcttttttgggttagttaattaaaaactatgataaactttgatttaaaagttgttattctggaaaaattatttttattatgaacatgaaactatatccaaaaattatggttaaactcaaagtggaagtatgttttctaaaatggtcatctagacgtcgttctttcgactgaaatgactacctttacaaaaatgacttgtaacttatttttttgactataaacctatactttttctgtttagattcataaaatagagttcaatatgaaaccatagtaatttgattcactcaaaacggatttaaaatgaagaagttatgggtaaaacaagattggataatttttctcattttagctacgtgaaaattggtaacaaatctattccaaccataacttaatcaacttgtattgtatattatgtaatcttgagataccatagatacgtatacaatgtttcgacctatcatgttgacacatctatatatatttcggaacaaccatagacactctatatgtgaatgttggagttagctatacagggttgaggttgattccaaaatatatatagtttgagttgtgatcaatactgagatacgtatacactgggtcgtggattgattcaagataatatttatcaacttatttctgtacttctaactgtggacaactagttgtaggttactaacgaggacagctgacttaataaacttaaaacatcaaaatatattaaaagcgttgtaaatatattttgaacataccttgatatatatgtatatattgttataggttcgtgaataaaccagtagccaagtcttacttcccgacgaagtaaaaatctgtgaaagtgagttatagtcccacttttaaaatctaatatttttgggatgaggatacatgcaggttttataaatgatttacacaatagacacaagtacgtgaaactacattctatggttgaattatcaaaatcgaatatgcccctttttattaagtctggtaatataagaattagggaacagacaccctaattgacgcgaatcctaaagatagatctattgggcttaacaaaccccatccaaagtatcggatgctttagtacttcgaaatttatatcatatccgaagggtgtcccagaatgatggggatattcttatatatgcatcttgttaatgtcggttaccaggtgttcaccatatgaatgatttttatctctatgtatgggatgtgtattgaaatatgaaatcttgtagtctattgttacgatttgatatatataggttaaacctataactcaccaacaattttgttgacgtttaaagcatgtttattctcaggtgaatactaagagcttccgctattgcatactaaaataaggacaaaatttggagtccatgtttgtatgatattgtgtaaaaactgcattcaagaaactgatttcgatgtaacatatttgtattgcaaaccattatgtaatggtcgtgtgtaaacaggatattttagattatcattatttgataatctacgtaaagctttttaaacctttattaatgaaataaaggttatggtttgttttaaaaatgaatgcagtctttgaaaaacgtctcatatagaggtcaaaacctcgcaatgaaatcaattaatatggaacgtttttaatcaataagaacgggacatttcatgagctGGGTATACAAGATAACCCAAAGAAGATAGCGGCCATTGAGAATATGATTGCGCCTAAGACggttaaagaagtgcaaagtttgacgggtaAGTTAGCCGCGTTAACGCGTTTCTTGTTCAAGGTCGCTGAAAGGCAATTACCATTTTTCAAAACTTTGAAAGGTTGTCTAAAGCAAAAGAGTTTTGTATGGATAAGTGAAGCTGAAACTGCGTTTCAGGAAATGAAGAAGTTGTTGAAAACTTTACCTACGTTAACAGCACCAATTAAAGGTGAAACTCTTTACCTCTATATATCAGTGGAAAATGAAGCCTTTGGTTCAGTTTTAGTTGCGGAAAGAGATAAAATACGAAATCCGGTGTATTTTGTCAACAAAGCTCTTGCGGGAAGCGAAATAAACTATGCAGCCATTGAAATATGTGTACGCACTTATATTAACATCGCGAAGGTTGAGGTGATACTTTTAAGGGCACCCAGTACATGTGCTAACTAACATGCCATTCAAGCAAGTTTTAACAAAACCTAAAATATCTGGTAGGCTCGCGTTGTGGGCAGTGGAGTTAGGCGCTTATGAAATCTCTTACCTTCCACGCAATGCTATAAAAGGCTAAGTTTTGGCGGATTATCTTGCAGAAATGTCTGGTGAGCTGGAGGTAATTAATGAGCGAACAGAGTTAAAACCAGAGTTAAAACCAGTGCAGGGCGTaacttgggatttatttactgatggagCCTCATGTGCAGAAGGTGCTGGTGCGGGTCTAGTGTTAGCAAGCCCAAGTGGTGAGGAACACACATACGCGTTACGATTCAATTTTGATGTATCGAATAATGAAGCTGAATATGAAGCGTTGTTGGCTGGTTTAAATATTGCGCGTAAAATGAATGTCACCAAGTTGCGCGCTATTACAGATTCGCAGCTGGTGGCAAAGCAGTTTAGTGGCTCTTTTGACCCACATGAACTCTCGATGCAAAAATATTTGAAGTTGTTGCAAGAATTAGCTATGCGGTTTGAACATTTTGAACTTGCACAAGTACCAAGAAGTCAAAACAAGAAAGCGGATGCGTTAAGAAAGTTGGCTGCTTTAACATTTTCACActttctgtaacgaccctggattttccaacgtataattattaatatttgttattaatacttgcgctttattaaatgtatgcttatacattttacttgttaccgtatttaacttgacatgtcccgacttgtctttgtgacacacgtacttttcacgaataatattttgaatattatttacgtccatgattaattattattaatcatttttaattaactagtgtaagtagttaattacttgggcttttatttaaattatttcttacttggacttgggcttgtgttaatggacttggaaacccaccctactttcttaatggactaagtAAGCCCACTTTTAAGCTAGTGTTTTATTAATGATAAGCAAGGATTAATTAGCTTAAGTTGAAGACAAAATGTGCAAGCATGCTAGAACTCTTCCCCATACATTTAACCTTAATACCATTCTAAACTTACACCATTCTCCCATACTAGAAAGTAGCTTTTGACCTTCCCTCTTTGGCCATGAAAACCGTCGGCCTTGGTGGTGTGTGGGAGGGATTCAAACTTTTTTTTTGGTTACTTATTTACTTGTAATACTTCATTCCATACACACAAATACTTGCACTTCTTTTTCCTCTCATCTTTTTCTCTAAATATTGTAAATAACAAAgctttatttctttctttttcttccattaaaaatcgacacatatcatcatcattttacttgttttgttacttgttacttgtttatgttaaagatcaagttttctaacttgtatcttcatgtaatcttggttactttaatttttgtttgatgaagaacaaagaacaaggatctaagttctataacttatggttctactcttaaaatgttataagatttaaagttcataatctttataatcgtacttgtgttcatgttttggagacttgaagtttatttccttaagatccaaactttgatttgaatcttctcaagtatgaaacaaacatgaacataatacttgtaactttagtttatttctttcttttgtaagtactttaaagttttgatgttgttaatttggtcaagtattactagttaaacttgatctcatatttcttgaaactaaagttaactttataagtttaagaacatggaagtataactttcaagttataacttcacacacttatgttggatctaagtttctatagcttatggtcttctaattttgttgtaaacaagagcttataagcttatatacattttacaagatgaaaatataagtttcataacttatggtttcattaaagtgaagatccaagttctataacttaggatctaacttaagaacactagatctagactttctagtctaggatctttaagatctaactaagatctaagttctacaacttaagatctcatttatttagtttactttcaagtttgtagcttaatattactattagaactcatgtatgtgtcggatctaagatcttgatgtaactttagttcatcaaactacttacaacccttaattgagttgtactACATATcgtagacttacactagtgttattatggtcaaaacttggttaagatgatgtaaacgcatcaacgagttgtacacttgaagctatacgcatcaaggatgagaaccatgatgagcatcaagcactaagaacccagcagagcaccttacctactatttTCCGGGTCTGATCATTAACCTGGGCTActagaaaagttgatttccagctagttcggtttgagtagatgattttccatttagacctcgccttaatccgagttacggtttaggatttatggccatccgaaagtcactacacccttttaacgttgtgctaaaatttctgacctactcgcacttaaatagttaccacgatcaaacgaagacgattttggttttggaaattggtcagcctctaggggactcatatacggagccatggccactggtctcacctcatttcagtttgtatagaggtcgtggcgactgaatgaagtcagcctttatttcaaactctattcttgattgaagcttactttacactttttgattaatgatgaatgatgatgatacttaagacctaatttacatacttttaaacctttgggaacgatttactgacttagtaacttttgacttaggttgaggaccttccggaccaaccacttgcttactattcctgagtatcgacttttactatttttcactgtgagttatagcatccctttttactttaactattttgggaactgagaatacatgcgcattttatgttttacatactaggcatgagtacttaaactttatatatgtgtgggttaaacaaccgcataaactttccccttagctctgtaacgtttagtcattggtctttgaaccggtgaacgcgaatcttagatatggatccatagggtttgacatccccactcgggctagtagcgctagaatttaacgggtatttaatacttcataaacttacgcactcgccaagtgtacttttagggggtgttatttacgttaagttagttaccaagtgcccacggttatacatatacttttcatactgtttttaaacactgaaatctcatggcctaccttacattactgttatacttaaactatagctcactaacattcgtgttgacatttttaagcatgtttttctcaggtgcttaaggtttgattgcttccgctgtagttgccatgctttgtagactcccgctgcgcttattagagatgtcttcgcatgaaatgtttattttgcattcaaactatgttacttttgaaacgatgaatttgtaacgacctatgggtcacgtactattattattgccctctattcgtagaagcacactatcggttgtaaaacttttaatattggttaagacatcactccgttttatgaatgcaaacttattttaaaacaacatatagtgtttgaccttgtaatgatcctgttgttgatgatccgtacacgttgattttgtacggggcatcacatttggtatcagagcattggttgtagggaattaggttgcattagtgagtctagacccgaccgagtaggattcattaataggactaatctacatcttgctagtttacttgtttctgcagaacttgctgcatgctgctgcatacttttactgctatatgccgtgtgCTACTACATGATTTTACTATTGCATGCTaccatctgctttcgattgcatgatacttgtcgttattgccatgctacttactgctatagatgatctagactgtcgtagttattttgcctaatacgtgcttgctatatgacttactgacatggaaaaagttatttttccttgttcagatgtcgaatatcccgcccgttatcattttggagagcgactcagactcatctgccacatcgcctgccattgttgccgattcacagatcccgtcctctctaccctccagtgactctggcgcttcgtcctctggagacagtagccatgcacccgacccagtgatcatctcagacggacacgagaatccaccggagattccagctcccggaagctatgcgcatggcgcataccctgatgaaccaaatcaccAGCAAGGAATCAGAAAAGGGGAAATCTGAATCAGGAActagtagtgagaagcgtaagtgggacaacaacaaggggagggtctttgaacaaaaccttgctaagaggcacaacaatgggAGGAACCCCAACTCGAACCCTAGCTCAAACTCTAACTACAAGcgtagtctgccgcagtgcaagagatgctacaagcatcacaccgggtgcTGCAATGTGGTCTgcaaaaaatgtaaaaggactgggcatattggcaaagactgcaagatcaccgccctgaatgtgaagacaaaccctactggactgaGAAAGTGCTATGAGTGTAGACAAccgggccacttcaaaaatgagtgtcccaacaagcgaaaggacagcggaccaccgcgtggcagagctttcaacataaacgcaagggatgcccgtgaaaaccccgacttggttacaggtatattcactatcaacaatctattagcttctgtcctatttgatagtggtgcggataggagttacgtatgtagacactttttctctaagataaattgtcgttagttcctttaaacgagagtatgcttgtagaggtagccaatggaaaacttgagaaagttgaccaaattagccgaggagctattatcaatatagctggtgtggatttcgagattgacttgatacccattaacttgagaagctttgatgttattgtcggtatggactggttgaccaagatgagggccgacattatctttggagataaagctcttcgtataccacacggagatggggagccactaattatttacggagagagatgtagctcgaaactgaatctcattagttgcatgaaagcccaAAAGATCTTGAAGAaaagacgtcttgctgttttaggacatgtgaaaacattagaaactgaggtgaagagcgtggatgacgttcgaattgtgaacgaattttccgatgtctttccggaagaatttcctggattacagCCATCAAGAggagtggagtttcagatcgatttagtgccaggagctgcacctgtagctcgctcaccttatcgactcgcaccttctgaaatgcaagagttgcagagtcaactacaagaactgctagaccttggatttatccaaccaagtttctcgccttggggagcacctattttatttgtgaagaagaagggaggatcattccgtatgtgtatcgactaccgtgaactcaacaaattgacgatcaagaattggtatcctcttccccgaattgacgatctttttgatcaactacaaggatcgagcgtttactctaagatcgatttgcgatccggttatcaccagttgagggtgaaagagagctacgtgatgaagactgcattcaaaactcgttatggtcattatgagtttctcgtgatgccattcggtttaaccaaagcacctgccgtgtttatggatctcatgaatcgtctatgcaagccatacctggataagttcgttatcatcttcatagatgatatcctcatctactccaaaagcgaagaagaacatgagcaacatcttcttctagtgttggaactcttgagacaagagcaactttacgccaaattcttcaagtgtgaattttggttgaaggaagtccaatttctgggccatattgtgagtgatcaaggtatcaaagttgatcccgcaaagatcgaagctattaacaagtgggaaacccccactactctgacgcatatccaccaatttttaggcctcgccggttactaccgaagatttattgaatgtTTCTCTCTGATtgagcgtcctttgaccgcgctaactcacaaagggaagaagttcatttgggaacccgaacaggaatctgcatttcaaaccttgaaaaataaGTTGACCAcaacacctatcttatcacttcctgaaggcagtgacgatttcgtcgtttattgcgatgcttcgaaaagtggttttggttgtgtactgatgcaacgcacaaaggttatcgcttacgtctaacgacaactgaagattcacgagcgaaattacacaacacaCGATCTCGAGtttggagtcgttgtctttgcattaaagctgtggaggcactatctttatggaactaagaccactattttcaccgatcataaaagcctccaacacatctttgatcagaagcaactaaatatgagacagcgtcgatggattgagacactgaatgactatgattgtgaacttcgttaccatcctggcaaggccaatgttgtagatgacgctttgagccgaaaggagaggatggcacctcttcgtgttcgggcactgaacatcaccattcattcgaacctcaatagccagatacgagcagcccaagatgaggctctcaaggagaagAATATatttcatgaacacttgaacattctagtctctcgattcgaagttaaggagactggactccgatgctattccagaagaatttgggtacctcgttatggagatctacgaaaccttatactagatgaagcccacaagtcgagatattcgattcacccaggagccggtaaaatataccacgatcttaaggaacagtactggtggcctaatcttaagaaggacgttgcaacttatgttgggaagtgtttgacttgctcgaaagttaaggccgaacatcagaggccttctaggttacttcaacaaccaaaaatccctcaatggaagtgggaaaggataacaatggatttcattacgaaactaccaaagacggtgggcggatacgataccatctgggttatcattgatcgtcttaccaaatctgcacacttcttagccatgaagaaaatggatacgatggaaagactcgctcaactatacataaaggaggttgtatctcatcatggtgtgcccttatcgatcatctcagatcgcgatccccgttttgcttccagattttggcgttctttgcaagaagccttggggactcgtctcgacatgaacactgcgtatcacccgcagactgacggacaaagcgaacgcacaattcagactttggaggacatgttgtgtagtgacccgaacttttccatgtttatatatattaattgagattgatatttacatgattaaatgtttccaacatgttaagcaatcaaacttgttaagacttgattaattgaaatatgtttcatatagacaattgaccacccaagttgatcggtgattcacgaacgttaaaacttgtaaaaactatatgatgacatatatatggatatatatatatatatatatagttaacatgatactatgataagaaaacatatcataaagtatattaacaatgaactacatatgtaaaaacaagactactaacttaatgatttttaaacgagacatatatgtaacgattatcgttgtaaagacatttaatgtatatatatcatattaagagatattcatacatgataatatcatgataatataataatttaaaatctcatttgatattataaacattgggttaacaacatttaacaagatcgttaacctaaaggtttcaaaacaacacttacatgtaacgactaacgatgacttaacgactcagttaaaatgtatatacatgtagtgttttaatatgtatttatacacttttgaaagacttcaatacacttatcaaaatacttctacttaacaaaaatgcttacaattacatcctcgttcagtttcatcaacaattctactcgtatgcacccgtattcgtactcgtacaatacacagcttttagatgtatgtactattggtatatacactccaatgatcagctcttagcagcccatgtgagtcacctaacacatgtgggaaccatcatttggcaactagcatgaaatatctcataaaattacaaaaatatgagtaatcattcatgacttatttacatgaaaacaaaattacatatcctttatatctaatccatacaccaacgaccaaaaacacctacaaacactttcattcttcaattttcttcatataattgatctctctcaagttctatcttcaagttctaagtgttcttcataaattccaaaagttctagtttcataaaatcaagaatactttcaagtttgctagc
The window above is part of the Rutidosis leptorrhynchoides isolate AG116_Rl617_1_P2 chromosome 1, CSIRO_AGI_Rlap_v1, whole genome shotgun sequence genome. Proteins encoded here:
- the LOC139901145 gene encoding uncharacterized protein, with the translated sequence MIAPKTVKEVQSLTGKLAALTRFLFKVAERQLPFFKTLKGCLKQKSFVWISEAETAFQEMKKLLKTLPTLTAPIKGETLYLYISVENEAFGSVLVAERDKIRNPVYFVNKALAGSEINYAAIEICVRTYINIAKVEVILLRAPKMSGELEVINERTELKPELKPVQGVTWDLFTDGASCAEGAGAGLVLASPSGEEHTYALRFNFDVSNNEAEYEALLAGLNIARKMNVTKLRAITDSQLVAKQFSGSFDPHELSMQKYLKLLQELAMRFEHFELAQVPRSQNKKADALRKLAALTFSHFL